The sequence CCGATCGCCTGGCCGCGGACACGCTCTGCGCCCACTGCATCGACAATTGATCGATGGTTTGAGGTGTCGCGGAGTTGGGCGGATCGGCCGGCATCAGCGGCGGGCGGGACACGGCGACCACCAAATCGAGCGCATTGCCGTTGGCGTCGGGCGTCGCCGATTTCAGGCGCGACGCGCCAATGCCGTCGAAAAACACGACGCCCGCCTTTGGGCCGAGCACCTTGCCGGCGAAGTTCGACAGATGGAATTCCGCTTCCGATCGATGGCAGTACGGCTCCCACAAGGCAGGTGCGTTCGGCATGGCAGTGGAATGGCAATGGATGGAACGGGTTTCAGGCCGATCACGTCGCGACGCTTGCCGGAAGGCATTCGGAAAATCGTCGATAAACCGTCAATATAATCGGCGGTCCGATTTAATGCGAGTCTGTCGAATGATGCGGCCGATCGATCTTCTTCACGAATACGCCGGAACCGATTCGATAATGTAAGTGTTACCGTCCGATTATGATTTTTTCGAGGTGTGCGAAATAATTTCCGAGTTTTGTCGAGGGCAATTAGGGCTGGCTTTAAAACCCGGAAAAAACGCAGTGACTTTCCAAGTTAATGCGTTATATTTTCGTCCTGCTATGTCGTCAAAAAGAACGAGGGCGCGCCGGGGGCAAACATGCAATTATCCGACCTTGCGGGTTTTCTGAACCTGCAGAATAGTCGCCTGCTGAGCATTCGGACACCGCTTTCCGGTCAGTCGGCGCTCGTCGTCAGCGATTTTCAATGCAGCGAAGGCTTGTCCGTTCTGTTCGACATGCGCATCGGCCTCGCGTCGCGCGATCCGACGATCGAGCTCAAGCAGATGATTGGGCAGCCGGTCACCGTATCGCTGAAGCTGGCGACCCCGTCGAGCGGCGGCTCGGAGCGCCATTTCCACGGTTATGTGACGCAGTTCAGCCATACCGGCGCGGACGGCGGCCTCGCGACGTATGCGGCCACCGTCCGGCCGTGGCTGTGGATGCTGTCGCGGCGCGTCGATTCGCGCATTTTCCAGGACAAGAGCGTTCGCGACATTCTCGACGGCGTGTTCTCGCAGTACGCGAAACTGGCGTCCTACGCGTTTCGTCTGTCCCGCGCGCTCAAGCCATATAGCTATTGCACGCAGTATCGCGAAACCGATCTGAACTTCGTGCTCCGCTTGATAGAGCAGGAAGGGCTCTTCTACTATTTCGAGCATGCGAACGACGGCCACAAGCTGATCGTCACCGACGATTCGACTCACGCCAAGCCGATCGACGGCGCGCTGGCGCTGCGATATTCGGCGGGCGAAGTCGTCGACGACGAAGCGATCGTGTCGCAGTTCGCCGCGCATCGACAACTGACGTCCAGCACCGTCAGCCTCAAGACGTTCGACTACAAGGTGCCGGGCGCGCGGCGCTACGTGTCGGGCGACACGAAGGCCGAGCAGGGCAGCGTCGAGCCGTACGAGGTGTACGACTACGTCGGGCTGCACGGCTTCGATTCGACGGACCGCGGCGAGGAGCTCGCGCGCTTCCGGCTCGAAGCGCTGGCGGCGGGCAGCAAGGCGTTCACCGGCGCGGGCAACTGCCGCACGCTCGCGCCCGGCCGCTATTTCGAGCTCACCGATCATTACGATCACGGCGGCGCGCGGCCCGAGGACCGGCAATTCCTGCTGACCGCGGTGCACCATCACGGCCTGAACAACTATCAGTCGAACGAAGGCGCCGCATCGTACACGGCGAGCTTCCAGTGCATCCGCAAGAAGATCCCTTTCCGTGCGTCGCTCGCGATGCCGCGCCCGGTCATCGCCGGCCCGCAGACGGCGATCGTGGTCGGCCCGAAGGGCGAGGAGATCTACACCGATTCGCTCGGGCGCGTGAAGGTGCAGTTCCATTGGGACCGGCTCGGGCAGCGCAATCAGGGCAGCTCGTGCTGGGTGCGCGTCGGCCAGCCGTGGGCGGGAGGCGGTTTCGGCGGCGTGACGATTCCGCGCATCGGCGACGAGGTGGTCGTGTCGTTCCTCGACGGCGATCCGGATCGGCCGATCATCATTTCGCGCGTCTACAACGCGCAGAACATGCCGCCCTGGAAGCTGCCGGAGAACGCGACGCAAAGCGGCATCCTGTCGCGCTCGATGAAAGGGCACGCGGGCACCGCGAACGCGATCCGCTTCGACGACAAGCAGGGCGAAGAGGAGCTGTGGCTGCAGGCCGAGCGCGACATGCGCACGGAGGTGGAGCACGACGAGCTGCGCAGCGTCGGGAACGATCATCGCTCGGCGGTGGGGCGCAATCACACGCTCAACGTGAAGCAGGATCACGTTTCGAATACCGGCAACAACCAGACTGTGGGCGTCGGCAGCGCGTTCGCGATGACCGTGGGCGCGCTGCCCGCGCAGGACGCCGCGCCGCCGCCCGCCGGGACCTACGTGCTCGACGTCACCGATCAGGTCGTCATCCGGTGCGGCAAGTCGAGCATCACGATGACGAAGGACGGCCTCATCAAGCTCGAGGGCGTGCAGATCGTCGAACATGCTTCGGATTACTTCCTGATGCAGGGCAAGAAGATCGATCTGAATCCTTGACGCGCTCGCCCGTCTGCCTGCGCGCGGTCCGCGCGCGAGTTCTTTGCCAACGAGCCGAACATGAAATATCTCACGCAAGAGTGCAGTTTCGAGATTCCTTCGCTTGGCGACGATCGCACGGTCAACGTGCTCGCGCTCACGCATCCCGACACGAGCGGCACGTTCCAGATCGTCGTGAGCCGCGATCAACTGATCGGCGGCGAGGATCTGGGCCGATGCATGCAGCGGCAGATCGGACTGATGACGCGCCACGTGACGGGTTTCAAGGAAATCTCGCGTAGGCCGGTGGAAATCGGCGAGCGGCGCGCGCCGGCGCTGGAGCTCGAAAGCACGTTCCGTCAGTCGGGATCGGCGTTCTACCAGATCCAGGCGATGACCGTGACCGACGCGCCGCGTCTGCTCGTCATCACGCTGTCGAGCCAGACGCCGCTGACGGACGCGCACCGCGCGACGTGGCGGACGCTGCTCGCCAGTTACAGCGCCCACGCTTGACGCGTGCGGGTTCGCGCGCGCCTCGTACACATGCCGCTCGCGCCACGGCCCCGGTTGCTCCCGTGAACCAGAACTGATCCCGCCATGTCGCTCCTCGCCGCCGCTCGCGCGCAAGACACCTTCACGCACACATCGCTGCTCGCGCAGATGCTGAAAGTGGCGGCGACGATCGGCGCGGGCCTGCTGGTCGGCGCGGCGATCGGGGCGGCGGCGGCTTTCGTCGTCGGGACGGGCGGGCTCGGAGCGGTGGTGCTCGGCGCCGTCGTCGGCGCGGTGATGTCGCAGGTCGTCAATGCGGCGGCGTCGCATTTTCTCGGCTCGGATTCGCTGGAGGGCTATTTATCGGACAAAGCGGGCGAGCTGATCGACAGCTTCATTCCCGGCGACGTGAAGGGCGCGATCTCGACGGGCTCGACCGACGTCTTCGTGAACGGGCGCGGCGCCGCGCGCGCGGCGGGCATGCCGGCGCCGCCGCTGCCGCCCGGCGTCGAGCCGCAGTCGGTCGCCGATCTGTTCGTGCCGGTCGATCAGGATTTCGTCGCCTGCTCGAATCATCCGAATCCGGCGGGCGAGCATCTCGCCGAAGGCTCGTCGAGCGTGTTCGTCAACGGTCGGCCCGCATCGCGCATCAAGGATGCGACCACCTGCGACGGCAAGATCAACACCGGGTCGACGAACGTGAGCATCGGCGGCGATCGCGTGCGCGTGCGCGACGTCACGAGCGAGATGCCGCCGTGGCTCGCGACGATCGCGAAATACGCGGGGCTCGCGATCGCGCTCTGCCAGGCGATACGCGGCAAGGGGCCGCTTGCCAGCAAGCTCGCGTGCTTCGCGATGAACTTCGCGATCAACGTGGCGGCCGACAAGCTCGTCGGCAGCGTGATGTCGGGGCGCATCGGGCATCCGGTCCATCTGCCGACGGGCGCGAAGATTCTCGACGGCGAAGAAGACCTCGATTTCGTGCTGAGCGCACCGGTGCCGATCGTCTGGCAGCGCTTCTACAGCAGCCTCGATCCGCGTGACGATCGCCCGCTCGGGCGCGGCTGGAACCTGCCGTACGCGGTCGAGCTGCGGCTCGGCGCCGGCGGCGAGAATCCGCATCGCTGGATCGACGCGCAAGGACGCAGCACCCCGGTGCCCGATCTGCAGCCGGGCCGGAAGTACTTCAATCGCAGCGAGGGGCTGACCTTCGCGTGTACGCCGGGCGGACACTGGATGGTCGAGCAGGACGACGGCATGTGCTTCGATTTCGGGCTGCCGCGCTCCGGTCTCGCGACGCAAACGCTGCGTCCCGTCGTGTTCGAGGATCGCAACGCGAACCAGCTGCACTTTCACTATGACGCGCACGGCCGGCTGGACGAGCTCGCGACGATGGCGGGCCATCGCGTGCGGATCGAATACGATGCGTCGCGCCGCGAGCGGATGTCGCGCGTGATCCTGCACGCGGGCGGCGCGAGCGAATGCCTGGTGAGCTACACGTACACGTCCGACGGGCTGCTCGCGAGCGTGTCCGACGCACAAGGGCGCGAACGACGCCGCTTCGGCTACGATCCGGCCGGGCGCATGACGATGCACCGGTTGCCGGGCGGCAAGACCGCGCGTTACGCGTGGGAGGAGTTCGAGCGCAAGGCGCTCGCGGAAGAGAACGGTCTGGCGGATCGCGAGGCGCGCATCGTCGAACATTGGACCGACGACGGCGAGCGCTATCGCATCACGTACGATTTCGAGCGTCAGGCGGCGCGCGTGACGGACCAGCTCGGGCGCACGCAGCTATGCGAATGGAACGCCGATTATCTCGTGACCGCGCACACCGACGCGCTCGGGCGGAACTGGCGTTTCGATTGGAGTCCGAACCGGGAGCTGCTCGGGTTCGTGGAGCCGAACGGCGCGACGACGCGGCTTCGCTACGACGACGAGCGCGGCTTGCCCACCGAGCTGACGAATGCGCTCGGCGAGAAAACGCAATTCGCATGGCATCCGCTATGGATGGCGCTCGAACAGCAGACGCTCGCCGACGGGCGGCAATGGAAATATGAATTCGACATGCGCGGCAACCGCGTCGGCGAGACCGATCCGCTCGGGCAGCGCATCGAATTTCGGCTCAACCGCCAAGGGCGGCCGGCGGCGATCGTCGACGAGCGCGGCGGCATCACGCACTTCGGATGGGACGGGCAGCACCGGCTGATTGCGCGCACCGACTGCTCGGGCATCACGACGCGGTTCGAACACGACGCGCGCGGCCGGATGGTGGCGCTGACCGATGCGCTCGGCAATACGACGCGCTATCGCCATGACGGCCGCGACCGGATCGTCGAGACGCGATTGCCGACCGGCGGAGATGAACAATATCGCTGGTCGCTCGCGGACGAACTGGCCGCGTTCGTCGACGGAAACGGACATGCGACCGCATTCGCGTACGACGCGGCCGGGCGCCTTGCGTCGAGAACGGATGCGAACGGGCATCGGGTCAGCTTCGAATACGATGCGGCCGGCAATCTGCGCACGCTCCGCAACGAATTGCGCGACAGCTACCGGTTTGCCTATGACGCGGGCGATCGCCTGATCGAACAGATCGGTCCGGACGGATTGCGCGTCGAATACGAGCGCGATGCGAGAGGTGCGCCGATCGTCGTACGGCAGGCGGCGGGCACGCCCGAGCAGATCACGATCGAGCTGGAGCGCGATGCGCTGGGGCGTCTCGTTCGCAGGCGCACCCCGGAAACCGTGACGACATACGATTACGACGCGACCGGGCGCCTCGAACGGATTGCGCGCAAGCATCTCGACGGCCGCCCGATGAACACCGTCACGTTTGCATATGACGAACTGGATCGGCTCGTTGCGGAGACGTCGGATGTGGCCGGCGACGACGGGCAGGTCGCGACGACGCGTCTCGCGCATGAATACGACGCGCTCGGCAATCGCACCGGCACGACGTTGCCGGACGGCCGCACGCTGAGCTGGCTGTATTACGGCAGCGGCCATCTGCACCGGATTGCATCGAACGGCGAGACCGTCTGCGATTTCGAGCGCGATCGTCTGCATCGCGAGGTGAGCCGGACGCAGGGCGCGCAGACGCTGGCGACGGCGTATGACGGCTTGTCGCGAAAGATCGGGCAATGGATCGGTGACTGGCAGCGCACGCCGGGTTCATGGGCTGCTTTCGGCACTCGACAGAGCCGGGATCTGCTGCGCAAGGCGTTCGCGTATGACCGCGGCGGCGAGCTGACGGCGCGGATCGATCCGTTGGGCGGCGAGCTGAACTACCACTACGACCCGGCCGGCCGATTGCTCGGCGGCACGGCCGCCGGCGCGGGCGCAGGCGGGCGGCCGGATGCGGCAGGCGTCCTGACCGAGGCGTTTGCGTACGATGCGGCGTCGAACCTGCGGCCGGTGGGGCAGCCTGGGCGGGTGGAGGGCAATCGTCTGCTAATGAGCGGAGATCGCCGCTATCGGTACGATGCGCATGGGCGGCTCGTCGAGAAGCTGACGGGCGGGCACACGGAGCAGCATCTGAAGTACGACGTCGAGCATCGGCTCGTCGAGGTGAGGACGGTGCGGCGCGGCGTCGAGCAGACAGTGCGCTTTAGCTACGACGCGTTGGGCCGACGGATCGCGAAGCACGATGCGTTCGGCACGACGCGCTTCGTGTGGGACGGGATGCGGCTTGCGCAGGAGTATCGCGGCCATCAGGCGGTGACCTACCTGTACGAGGGCGACGGCTATGTGCCGCTGGCGCGGATCGACGCGGTCAGCGACGACAGCCATTGGCTGTGGCGGCTGTATCACGGCGACGAGCACGACAAGCCGGAGGCCGAAGCCAAGCCCGAGGCGAAGATCTATTATTTCCACGCGAACGC comes from Burkholderia savannae and encodes:
- a CDS encoding RHS repeat-associated core domain-containing protein; its protein translation is MSLLAAARAQDTFTHTSLLAQMLKVAATIGAGLLVGAAIGAAAAFVVGTGGLGAVVLGAVVGAVMSQVVNAAASHFLGSDSLEGYLSDKAGELIDSFIPGDVKGAISTGSTDVFVNGRGAARAAGMPAPPLPPGVEPQSVADLFVPVDQDFVACSNHPNPAGEHLAEGSSSVFVNGRPASRIKDATTCDGKINTGSTNVSIGGDRVRVRDVTSEMPPWLATIAKYAGLAIALCQAIRGKGPLASKLACFAMNFAINVAADKLVGSVMSGRIGHPVHLPTGAKILDGEEDLDFVLSAPVPIVWQRFYSSLDPRDDRPLGRGWNLPYAVELRLGAGGENPHRWIDAQGRSTPVPDLQPGRKYFNRSEGLTFACTPGGHWMVEQDDGMCFDFGLPRSGLATQTLRPVVFEDRNANQLHFHYDAHGRLDELATMAGHRVRIEYDASRRERMSRVILHAGGASECLVSYTYTSDGLLASVSDAQGRERRRFGYDPAGRMTMHRLPGGKTARYAWEEFERKALAEENGLADREARIVEHWTDDGERYRITYDFERQAARVTDQLGRTQLCEWNADYLVTAHTDALGRNWRFDWSPNRELLGFVEPNGATTRLRYDDERGLPTELTNALGEKTQFAWHPLWMALEQQTLADGRQWKYEFDMRGNRVGETDPLGQRIEFRLNRQGRPAAIVDERGGITHFGWDGQHRLIARTDCSGITTRFEHDARGRMVALTDALGNTTRYRHDGRDRIVETRLPTGGDEQYRWSLADELAAFVDGNGHATAFAYDAAGRLASRTDANGHRVSFEYDAAGNLRTLRNELRDSYRFAYDAGDRLIEQIGPDGLRVEYERDARGAPIVVRQAAGTPEQITIELERDALGRLVRRRTPETVTTYDYDATGRLERIARKHLDGRPMNTVTFAYDELDRLVAETSDVAGDDGQVATTRLAHEYDALGNRTGTTLPDGRTLSWLYYGSGHLHRIASNGETVCDFERDRLHREVSRTQGAQTLATAYDGLSRKIGQWIGDWQRTPGSWAAFGTRQSRDLLRKAFAYDRGGELTARIDPLGGELNYHYDPAGRLLGGTAAGAGAGGRPDAAGVLTEAFAYDAASNLRPVGQPGRVEGNRLLMSGDRRYRYDAHGRLVEKLTGGHTEQHLKYDVEHRLVEVRTVRRGVEQTVRFSYDALGRRIAKHDAFGTTRFVWDGMRLAQEYRGHQAVTYLYEGDGYVPLARIDAVSDDSHWLWRLYHGDEHDKPEAEAKPEAKIYYFHANAGGAPEELTDRGGRVVWRTRYRAWGNTVLQAYAPEFQANPSGDVMQPLPQALRFQGQYEDLETGFCYSTFRYYDPDVGRFITPDPIGLAGGLNQYQYAPNPIGWIDPWGLSCVSDLKNIKEQLNSGKRAQITVNSRAEAEELLIALTTGKGMPRAYRNTTGQALPKGKISESGSDWLPGGRGAYEREGTYHWDAADANAKPGDHALQGDHLQIHNFDGKIIRIFY
- a CDS encoding DcrB-related protein, which codes for MKYLTQECSFEIPSLGDDRTVNVLALTHPDTSGTFQIVVSRDQLIGGEDLGRCMQRQIGLMTRHVTGFKEISRRPVEIGERRAPALELESTFRQSGSAFYQIQAMTVTDAPRLLVITLSSQTPLTDAHRATWRTLLASYSAHA
- a CDS encoding type VI secretion system Vgr family protein, encoding MQLSDLAGFLNLQNSRLLSIRTPLSGQSALVVSDFQCSEGLSVLFDMRIGLASRDPTIELKQMIGQPVTVSLKLATPSSGGSERHFHGYVTQFSHTGADGGLATYAATVRPWLWMLSRRVDSRIFQDKSVRDILDGVFSQYAKLASYAFRLSRALKPYSYCTQYRETDLNFVLRLIEQEGLFYYFEHANDGHKLIVTDDSTHAKPIDGALALRYSAGEVVDDEAIVSQFAAHRQLTSSTVSLKTFDYKVPGARRYVSGDTKAEQGSVEPYEVYDYVGLHGFDSTDRGEELARFRLEALAAGSKAFTGAGNCRTLAPGRYFELTDHYDHGGARPEDRQFLLTAVHHHGLNNYQSNEGAASYTASFQCIRKKIPFRASLAMPRPVIAGPQTAIVVGPKGEEIYTDSLGRVKVQFHWDRLGQRNQGSSCWVRVGQPWAGGGFGGVTIPRIGDEVVVSFLDGDPDRPIIISRVYNAQNMPPWKLPENATQSGILSRSMKGHAGTANAIRFDDKQGEEELWLQAERDMRTEVEHDELRSVGNDHRSAVGRNHTLNVKQDHVSNTGNNQTVGVGSAFAMTVGALPAQDAAPPPAGTYVLDVTDQVVIRCGKSSITMTKDGLIKLEGVQIVEHASDYFLMQGKKIDLNP